In one Mycobacterium heckeshornense genomic region, the following are encoded:
- a CDS encoding acryloyl-CoA reductase: METFQALIARKDGDRITAAVETLRGEDLPPGDVTIRVLYSSVNYKDALALTPGGGVVRDYPVVPGIDLTGEVVDSQSPDFKPGDAVLAHGYQIGTGHHGGYAEYARLPADQVVPLGALSPYDAATIGTAGFTAAMSVQALIDWGVATDAGPVVVTGASGGVGSISVDLLAAAGYQVVASTGKTQAAERLKQLGAAEVIGRLPDPDAKPRPLAKARWAAGVDCVGGATLADVLSAVKYRGAVACSGLTGGAALHTTVMPFILRGIALLGIDSVQLPIGPRRELWARLGDSMRPRHLAAITTDVDVKDVLGVLDQLRAGTFSGRAVVRVAGGF; the protein is encoded by the coding sequence ATGGAGACGTTTCAGGCACTAATCGCCCGCAAGGACGGCGACCGGATCACCGCCGCCGTAGAGACACTTCGCGGGGAAGATCTGCCACCCGGCGACGTGACAATCCGGGTGCTCTACTCCAGCGTCAACTACAAGGACGCGTTGGCGCTGACACCCGGCGGCGGGGTGGTCCGCGACTACCCCGTCGTCCCCGGGATCGACCTCACCGGCGAAGTCGTCGACTCGCAATCACCGGATTTCAAGCCCGGCGATGCGGTTCTGGCCCACGGGTACCAGATCGGCACCGGTCACCACGGCGGCTATGCCGAATACGCCCGGCTGCCCGCCGACCAGGTGGTGCCACTGGGCGCGCTCAGCCCATACGACGCCGCCACCATCGGCACGGCCGGGTTCACCGCCGCGATGAGCGTGCAGGCACTGATCGACTGGGGCGTCGCGACCGACGCGGGGCCGGTCGTGGTGACCGGCGCGTCCGGCGGCGTCGGCTCGATCAGTGTGGATCTGCTTGCGGCCGCCGGCTACCAGGTGGTGGCGTCGACGGGTAAGACCCAGGCGGCCGAACGGCTGAAACAGCTTGGCGCAGCAGAGGTTATCGGTCGACTACCAGACCCGGACGCCAAGCCCCGCCCGCTGGCCAAGGCCCGTTGGGCGGCCGGCGTGGACTGTGTAGGCGGCGCGACACTCGCGGACGTGCTCAGCGCGGTGAAGTACCGTGGCGCGGTGGCCTGTAGCGGACTGACCGGCGGCGCGGCCCTGCACACCACGGTGATGCCATTCATCCTGCGCGGGATCGCGCTGCTCGGCATCGACTCGGTGCAGCTACCCATCGGGCCGCGGCGAGAGCTGTGGGCGCGTCTGGGCGATTCGATGCGGCCGCGTCATCTCGCGGCGATCACCACCGACGTGGACGTCAAGGATGTGCTCGGCGTGCTCGACCAGTTGCGCGCCGGGACATTCTCGGGCCGAGCGGTCGTTCGAGTGGCCGGCGGCTTCTGA
- a CDS encoding TetR/AcrR family transcriptional regulator C-terminal domain-containing protein, giving the protein MALQIVDEQGADALSMRTLAQRLESGTATLYRHFANRSEVIAQVLDRVFGEVEFSADELAAQGWRQACASFARAMFEAFRRHPNVMPLLSEQPPIGPNAIAQRERLLAVLLDNGFTPQLAARAYATVARYVLGFALQLAGHEFDDAKLAGHFHTLDPRAFPATLTVADHLPVPLDEEFALGLELIVDGLARMRRRARR; this is encoded by the coding sequence ATGGCGCTACAGATCGTCGATGAGCAAGGCGCCGACGCGTTGTCGATGAGAACGCTGGCGCAGCGGCTGGAGTCAGGAACGGCCACGCTTTATCGCCATTTCGCCAACCGGAGCGAAGTGATCGCCCAGGTCCTGGACCGCGTTTTCGGAGAGGTGGAGTTCAGCGCCGACGAGCTTGCCGCACAGGGGTGGCGGCAGGCGTGCGCGTCGTTCGCGCGCGCCATGTTCGAGGCGTTTCGCCGCCACCCCAACGTGATGCCCTTGCTGAGCGAGCAGCCGCCGATCGGCCCCAACGCGATAGCGCAGCGCGAGCGATTGTTAGCAGTCTTGCTCGACAACGGATTCACACCGCAACTCGCGGCTCGTGCGTATGCGACCGTGGCCCGCTACGTCTTGGGCTTCGCTTTGCAGCTCGCCGGTCACGAATTCGACGATGCGAAGCTAGCGGGCCACTTTCACACGCTCGACCCGCGGGCATTCCCAGCGACACTCACGGTGGCCGACCACCTGCCCGTGCCATTGGACGAAGAGTTCGCACTCGGGCTCGAGCTGATAGTCGACGGCCTCGCCCGGATGCGCCGCCGCGCAAGGCGATAG
- a CDS encoding hydroxymethylglutaryl-CoA lyase, whose amino-acid sequence MTEHVTIREVALRDGLQIEAPIPLSAKLQLLEAIAATGVREVEACAFVSPSKVPSMADAAELAAQLRRFPDIEFSALVASPNGAKRAMAARLPAIEYVVAASDAFSRANVGRTSTEATEQIGEIATIAHDAGATIEVIIATAWDCPFDGPTPPQRVLDIAVTACEHGVDRISIADTIGTTTPGRVTSLIAALRQVTGTTILGAHFHNTRGAGLANAYAAVGAGITRLDSSVGGLGGCPFAPGATGNIATEDLVYLLTDSGIEVDVDLNAAIAAANVARSAVGHDLPGALLRAGDRKRN is encoded by the coding sequence ATGACCGAGCATGTCACCATCCGGGAAGTCGCATTGCGGGACGGACTGCAGATCGAGGCGCCAATCCCGTTGTCCGCCAAGCTGCAACTTCTGGAGGCGATAGCCGCCACCGGTGTACGCGAGGTGGAGGCGTGTGCATTCGTGTCGCCCTCGAAGGTGCCGTCGATGGCCGATGCTGCGGAGTTGGCCGCCCAGCTGCGCCGTTTTCCCGACATAGAGTTCTCCGCCTTGGTGGCCAGTCCCAACGGCGCCAAGCGCGCCATGGCAGCCCGATTGCCGGCCATCGAATACGTCGTGGCGGCCTCGGATGCCTTCAGCCGCGCCAACGTCGGGCGGACCAGCACCGAAGCCACCGAACAGATCGGCGAGATCGCCACGATCGCGCACGACGCCGGTGCCACCATCGAAGTGATCATTGCCACTGCCTGGGACTGTCCGTTCGATGGGCCCACTCCCCCGCAGCGGGTGCTTGACATCGCCGTGACCGCCTGCGAGCACGGTGTCGACCGGATCTCGATCGCCGACACCATCGGCACCACGACGCCTGGCCGAGTTACCTCGCTGATCGCTGCGCTACGTCAAGTGACCGGAACCACCATCTTAGGCGCGCATTTCCACAACACTCGCGGCGCCGGTCTGGCCAACGCCTACGCGGCGGTCGGCGCAGGCATCACCCGGCTGGACTCCTCAGTTGGTGGCCTGGGTGGCTGCCCGTTCGCGCCAGGCGCCACCGGCAATATCGCCACCGAAGATCTCGTCTACCTGCTCACCGACAGCGGCATCGAGGTCGACGTCGACCTGAATGCGGCCATCGCTGCCGCGAACGTTGCCAGATCGGCAGTCGGCCATGACCTCCCAGGCGCCCTGCTGCGCGCGGGCGATCGGAAACGGAACTGA
- a CDS encoding CaiB/BaiF CoA transferase family protein, translating into MRPLGALDGIRVLELGTLIAGPFAGRLLGDMGAEVIKVEPPGAPDPLRTWGQAELDGHRFFWTVHARNKKAVTLDLRKDRGRELFLDLVDKSDIVVENFRPGTLEKWDLGYEVLSQRNPGVILVRVSGYGQTGPEAHKAGYASVAEAASGLRYLNGFPGGPPPRLALSLGDSLAGMFAAQGALAALYRRSITGRGQVVDVALTESCLAIQESTIPDYDVGGVVRGPSGTRLDGIAPSNIYRSADGTWVVIAANQDTVFARLCQAMGRPDLATDDRFATHGARGRNQDELDKIIGDWAGLRQPEEIIETLSAAGVIAGPINTVADVVEDPQLRSRGMIAEHYDERVGRTVLGPGIVPGFSESPGSIRNAGPASPGQHNDDVYSVLLGKTTEELDQLRAEGVL; encoded by the coding sequence ATGAGGCCCCTCGGCGCGCTGGACGGCATCCGGGTCCTTGAGCTTGGCACCCTGATCGCGGGGCCCTTCGCCGGGCGGCTGCTCGGCGATATGGGCGCCGAAGTCATCAAAGTGGAACCACCCGGCGCACCCGACCCGCTGCGCACCTGGGGCCAGGCCGAACTTGACGGGCACCGCTTTTTCTGGACGGTGCACGCCCGCAATAAGAAAGCCGTGACACTGGACTTGCGCAAAGACCGCGGACGTGAGCTGTTTCTCGACCTGGTCGACAAATCCGACATCGTGGTGGAGAACTTTCGACCGGGCACACTCGAGAAATGGGATCTGGGCTATGAGGTGCTGTCCCAACGCAATCCAGGCGTTATCCTGGTGCGGGTATCCGGCTACGGACAGACCGGCCCAGAGGCCCATAAGGCCGGCTACGCATCCGTCGCTGAGGCAGCGAGCGGGCTGCGGTATCTCAACGGATTTCCCGGCGGGCCGCCGCCGCGGCTCGCGCTGTCACTGGGCGACAGCTTGGCGGGGATGTTCGCCGCCCAGGGAGCACTGGCGGCGCTGTACCGCCGTAGCATCACTGGCCGCGGGCAGGTTGTCGACGTTGCGTTGACCGAATCCTGTTTAGCCATACAGGAATCCACCATCCCGGACTACGACGTCGGCGGGGTAGTGCGCGGGCCGTCGGGCACCCGGCTGGACGGCATCGCGCCCTCCAACATCTACCGCAGCGCCGACGGCACGTGGGTGGTCATCGCTGCCAACCAGGACACCGTCTTCGCTCGCCTGTGTCAGGCGATGGGGCGCCCGGACCTGGCCACCGACGACCGGTTCGCCACGCACGGCGCGCGCGGGCGCAACCAAGACGAACTCGACAAGATCATCGGCGACTGGGCCGGGCTGCGTCAGCCAGAAGAGATCATCGAAACGCTTTCTGCGGCGGGAGTGATTGCCGGTCCGATCAACACCGTCGCCGACGTGGTTGAGGACCCCCAGCTGCGGTCCCGCGGAATGATCGCCGAGCACTATGACGAACGCGTCGGGCGTACCGTTTTAGGGCCCGGGATTGTGCCGGGGTTCTCCGAATCGCCCGGCAGCATCCGCAACGCCGGCCCGGCATCACCGGGACAACACAATGACGACGTGTACTCGGTCCTGCTCGGCAAGACCACTGAAGAACTCGACCAACTGCGCGCCGAGGGGGTGCTATGA
- a CDS encoding TetR/AcrR family transcriptional regulator, translating into MPTESLSAKGRQTRQAIEQAARKLFAERGFHGTTLSDITSAAGKSPAVFYRYFADKEDLLAALAESFLRDVLAPARRSIRLPESPAESDFFTSVVAGYWNIFKQNIGIMVAVAQLGATQQRFAGLQNEFRRFGMDIVAASVRRAREHGYGGDLHPQCTAAAIALLFENFTTVFAGRSGLGFEISDEEAIATLSTIWKKTLYGT; encoded by the coding sequence ATGCCTACCGAAAGCCTGAGCGCCAAAGGTCGTCAGACTCGCCAAGCTATCGAGCAGGCCGCACGAAAGTTGTTTGCTGAGCGCGGCTTTCATGGTACAACGCTGTCTGATATCACATCGGCAGCTGGTAAGTCTCCGGCTGTGTTCTACCGCTATTTTGCGGACAAAGAAGACCTCTTGGCAGCTCTGGCCGAGTCCTTCCTCCGCGACGTCTTGGCACCCGCGCGCCGGTCCATACGGTTGCCCGAATCCCCGGCAGAAAGTGATTTTTTCACTTCGGTGGTCGCCGGGTACTGGAACATCTTCAAGCAAAACATAGGAATCATGGTGGCTGTCGCTCAGCTGGGCGCCACCCAACAACGGTTCGCCGGGCTGCAGAACGAGTTTCGGCGCTTCGGTATGGATATTGTCGCCGCATCGGTGCGCCGGGCACGAGAGCACGGGTACGGCGGTGATCTACACCCACAGTGCACGGCCGCCGCCATCGCGCTGCTGTTCGAGAACTTCACCACCGTATTCGCGGGTCGATCTGGCTTGGGCTTCGAGATCAGTGACGAGGAAGCCATCGCCACGCTGTCAACCATATGGAAGAAGACGCTCTACGGTACTTGA
- a CDS encoding acyl-CoA dehydrogenase family protein, with translation MDFTLPEHLPRLLAEMDAFIEAEIAPLQAEHMQYFDHRREFARTDPDNGGIPRRAWEDLLDEMRRRADKAGWLRYGLPSSLGGRDGTNLDMAVIREHLAHKGLGLHNDLQNESSIVGNFPQVIMMERFGTEAQRREWSEALITGERSMAFGLTEPQHGSDATWLQTRAERDGDDWVINGAKRWNTGVHRATHDLIFARTSGEPGQATGITAFLVPTDAPGFTVPFYWWTFNMPTDHGEVELTDVRVPADAVFGEVDRGLEVAQTFLHENRIRQAASSLGAAQYCIDRAAEYAGMRTVFGKPLSLNQAVQWPLAELQTEAQMVRLLVYYAAWHLDRNHHLEVSDKVSMANYRANRLACDAADRAMQVFGGLGYSRHEPFEHIYRHHRRYRITEGSEEIQIRRVAQRLFQFDKGRR, from the coding sequence GTGGATTTTACACTGCCCGAACATCTTCCGCGGCTACTAGCCGAGATGGACGCTTTCATCGAGGCCGAGATCGCACCGCTGCAGGCCGAACACATGCAGTACTTCGACCACCGCCGGGAGTTTGCGCGCACCGACCCGGACAACGGCGGCATTCCACGTCGGGCGTGGGAGGACCTGCTCGACGAGATGCGTCGACGCGCTGACAAGGCAGGGTGGCTGCGCTATGGATTACCGTCATCGCTGGGCGGACGGGACGGCACCAACCTCGACATGGCCGTCATCCGGGAACACCTGGCACACAAAGGACTCGGGCTGCACAACGACCTGCAGAACGAATCGTCGATTGTCGGCAATTTTCCGCAGGTGATCATGATGGAGCGGTTCGGCACCGAGGCGCAACGCCGTGAATGGTCCGAGGCGCTAATCACAGGGGAACGCTCGATGGCGTTCGGTCTCACTGAGCCGCAACATGGATCGGACGCGACCTGGCTGCAAACCCGCGCCGAGCGCGACGGCGACGACTGGGTGATCAACGGCGCCAAGCGGTGGAACACCGGCGTCCACCGCGCCACGCACGACCTGATCTTCGCTCGGACGTCTGGTGAGCCGGGACAGGCCACGGGCATCACGGCTTTCCTGGTGCCGACCGATGCGCCGGGCTTCACGGTGCCGTTCTACTGGTGGACTTTCAACATGCCCACTGACCATGGTGAAGTCGAGCTCACTGACGTGCGCGTGCCCGCCGACGCGGTGTTTGGCGAAGTCGACCGCGGATTGGAGGTTGCCCAGACGTTCTTGCACGAAAACCGGATTCGGCAAGCGGCCAGCAGCCTCGGCGCGGCGCAATACTGCATCGACCGTGCCGCCGAGTACGCCGGCATGCGAACAGTTTTCGGCAAGCCGCTGTCGCTCAACCAGGCCGTGCAGTGGCCGCTGGCCGAACTGCAGACCGAAGCCCAGATGGTGCGGCTGCTCGTGTACTACGCCGCTTGGCACTTAGATCGCAACCACCACTTGGAGGTGTCTGACAAGGTGTCGATGGCCAACTACCGCGCCAACCGGCTGGCCTGCGATGCTGCGGATCGGGCCATGCAGGTCTTCGGCGGCCTCGGCTACAGTCGCCACGAGCCGTTCGAGCACATCTACCGTCACCATCGCCGCTACCGGATCACCGAGGGCTCCGAGGAAATCCAGATCCGCCGGGTTGCCCAGCGGCTGTTCCAATTCGACAAGGGGCGTAGGTGA
- a CDS encoding homogentisate 1,2-dioxygenase → MESFVHLRKGKTPRRLHADLDGLKDDELGRGGFTGRTASLYRRHDPTAYRCIGPLRPVDILTDELKPGDATHADGGPLLLFSNADCRISLSRRSAPMPFYIRHVDDDLLCFVHAGVGLLETEFGPLHYREGDWVYLPKACTWRHAPDSETTLLMIEATDEFRVPPPGALGRHFPFDPSQATIPEPAPLPDDGRDEYEVRLVHEGGPTTLFYQHNPLDVEGWRGDNFPFTFNIDDYNVVTSDSVHLPPTVHLFMQATGVYVMNFLPRPAEGVPGTERTPWYHRNADYDEVAFFHGGSLYGIPMPPGLISHAPQGVHHGATERARERARRKFDDFSRVDWQVVAVDTRRRLTPSAEVLAHDLGQH, encoded by the coding sequence ATGGAATCCTTCGTCCACCTGCGCAAAGGCAAGACGCCACGCCGGCTTCATGCTGATCTGGACGGCCTCAAGGACGACGAGCTCGGCCGCGGCGGGTTCACCGGCCGCACTGCCAGCCTGTACCGCCGCCACGACCCCACCGCCTACCGCTGCATCGGACCGCTGCGCCCAGTCGACATATTGACCGATGAGCTCAAACCCGGCGACGCCACCCACGCCGACGGCGGCCCGCTATTGCTGTTCTCCAATGCCGACTGCCGCATCTCGTTGTCGCGACGCAGCGCGCCGATGCCGTTCTACATCCGCCATGTCGATGATGACCTGCTGTGTTTTGTGCATGCCGGCGTCGGGTTGTTGGAAACCGAGTTCGGCCCGCTGCATTACCGTGAAGGCGATTGGGTGTATCTGCCCAAAGCGTGCACATGGCGTCACGCACCGGACAGCGAAACCACGCTGCTGATGATCGAGGCGACCGACGAGTTCCGGGTTCCGCCGCCCGGCGCGCTGGGGCGACACTTCCCCTTCGACCCGTCGCAAGCCACAATCCCCGAGCCGGCACCGCTGCCCGATGACGGCCGCGACGAGTACGAAGTCCGGCTCGTCCACGAGGGTGGTCCGACAACGCTGTTCTACCAACACAATCCGCTCGATGTCGAAGGTTGGCGGGGCGACAATTTCCCGTTCACCTTCAATATCGACGACTACAATGTCGTGACCTCCGACAGCGTGCATCTGCCACCGACCGTGCACCTGTTCATGCAGGCCACCGGTGTTTATGTGATGAACTTTCTGCCCAGGCCGGCCGAAGGCGTGCCGGGCACCGAGCGCACGCCGTGGTATCACCGCAACGCCGACTACGACGAGGTCGCGTTCTTCCACGGCGGATCGCTTTACGGCATCCCGATGCCGCCGGGCCTGATTTCTCATGCGCCGCAAGGGGTTCACCACGGTGCAACGGAACGGGCCCGAGAACGAGCGAGGCGTAAGTTCGACGACTTCTCCCGCGTTGACTGGCAGGTCGTCGCGGTCGACACCCGCAGAAGGCTGACTCCATCAGCCGAGGTACTGGCCCACGACCTCGGACAGCACTGA
- a CDS encoding phosphotransferase family protein, which translates to MLGADVVIENLRVLTGGASRSTWAFDAVTPDGRRSLILRTGAPDDMHAGMEREARAQAAAAAAGAPVPHILAATDSSAPLGNPFLICDEIKGETIVRRIDRELERAGGAPVRARLLRQCAHALAAIHRADTGGVQLDHRDQLTEWRARLDAMGDTTATFEWAFRWLGARRPPPSPARLVHGDFRMGNLIVDGCELAAVLDWELVHLGEVYEDLAWFCIRAWRFGAPTSRGAGGLGSIESFLSAYEEASGTTVDRKRFAWWLVLATLRWGIICRYQAHRHLSGQVRSVELATIGRRVCETEWDLLGLLDPAGTGRDTATSGCGQADRHRTALHGRPTAAELVVAVAEFLETDVRQATSGQVNFHARVAANALRMVERELLAADDGQARAALARLGFDEETELAAAIRAGDLDQQAADVTSCLRTLVRHRLAVAHPGYDEPGDNG; encoded by the coding sequence ATGCTGGGCGCCGACGTGGTGATCGAGAATCTGCGCGTGCTGACCGGCGGCGCCAGTCGAAGCACCTGGGCATTTGACGCCGTGACACCTGATGGCCGCCGGTCGCTGATCCTGCGCACCGGAGCGCCCGATGACATGCACGCCGGTATGGAACGCGAAGCCCGGGCGCAGGCCGCCGCCGCGGCGGCCGGCGCTCCTGTCCCACATATTTTGGCTGCTACGGATTCTTCTGCGCCGCTTGGCAATCCATTTCTCATCTGCGACGAGATCAAGGGCGAGACGATTGTGCGACGCATCGATCGGGAGCTGGAGCGGGCCGGAGGGGCCCCGGTCCGGGCCCGGCTGCTGCGGCAATGCGCCCACGCACTGGCCGCCATCCACCGCGCCGACACGGGTGGTGTGCAGCTCGACCATCGAGACCAGCTGACTGAGTGGCGGGCGCGGCTCGACGCGATGGGCGATACCACCGCAACCTTCGAGTGGGCGTTTCGCTGGCTGGGCGCGCGCCGCCCGCCGCCGTCGCCTGCTCGTCTGGTGCATGGTGACTTCCGGATGGGAAACCTCATCGTCGACGGCTGCGAGCTTGCGGCCGTTCTGGATTGGGAGCTGGTACACCTCGGCGAGGTGTACGAGGATCTGGCTTGGTTTTGCATCCGTGCCTGGCGGTTCGGCGCACCGACTAGCCGTGGCGCCGGCGGCCTGGGCAGCATCGAGAGCTTTCTGTCGGCCTATGAGGAAGCCAGCGGCACTACTGTCGACCGCAAGCGATTCGCCTGGTGGCTGGTATTGGCCACACTGCGCTGGGGCATCATTTGCCGATACCAGGCGCATCGGCACCTCAGCGGACAGGTCCGCTCGGTGGAGTTGGCAACGATCGGCCGGCGGGTCTGCGAGACCGAGTGGGACCTACTCGGGTTGCTGGACCCGGCCGGTACCGGCCGTGACACGGCGACAAGCGGATGCGGACAAGCCGACCGGCACCGCACCGCTCTTCATGGCCGTCCCACCGCTGCCGAGCTGGTCGTCGCAGTGGCCGAGTTTTTGGAAACCGATGTCCGCCAAGCGACCAGCGGGCAGGTCAACTTCCATGCCAGGGTCGCGGCGAACGCGCTGCGCATGGTCGAACGTGAACTACTCGCTGCCGACGACGGGCAAGCCCGCGCGGCGCTAGCTCGGCTGGGCTTCGACGAGGAAACCGAGCTGGCCGCCGCGATTCGCGCCGGTGATCTTGACCAGCAGGCCGCGGATGTGACGTCGTGTCTGCGCACCCTGGTCAGGCATCGGTTAGCCGTAGCCCATCCTGGATATGACGAGCCCGGCGACAACGGTTAG
- a CDS encoding alpha/beta fold hydrolase translates to MQYEYDRIPYLITFENNSGIRDVYGGLAEITVLESFLLKPRAKPSDTVIVFMHPIGGGAYLPMINALGRAGHHVIYCNSRFRGTDSALLMEKVVEDLGECIKDAKKRLGYQKVVLAGWSGGGSLSLFYQQQAQHPTVTCSPSGDGPDLTQLELPPADAIMLLAAHISRHGTLTEWLDASILDESDPSKRDPELDLYNPDNPNQPPYSQEFLARYRQAQVERNRRITAWVKNKLSALKAAGRPDDEFCFVVHGTMADPRWLDPSVDPNERTPGTCYLGDPQVVNMSPVGLGRFCTLRSWLSQWSYDDARADGITCGRDIAVPTLVIGNLADDACTPSHTRRLFDAIGHRDKEMHEISGATHYYAGPDQRDKLRRAVDIVSGWLARHDFADTP, encoded by the coding sequence ATACAGTACGAATACGACCGCATTCCCTACCTCATCACGTTTGAAAACAATTCGGGCATCAGAGATGTCTACGGCGGACTGGCCGAGATCACGGTGCTGGAGAGCTTTCTGCTCAAGCCCCGCGCCAAGCCGTCAGACACCGTGATCGTATTCATGCATCCGATCGGCGGCGGCGCTTACCTGCCGATGATCAACGCGTTAGGACGCGCTGGCCATCACGTCATCTACTGCAACAGCCGCTTTCGCGGCACCGACTCGGCACTCCTGATGGAAAAGGTGGTCGAGGATCTCGGCGAATGCATCAAGGACGCCAAGAAACGGCTGGGCTACCAGAAGGTGGTGCTGGCCGGGTGGAGCGGTGGCGGGTCGTTGTCGCTGTTCTATCAGCAGCAAGCTCAGCACCCTACGGTGACGTGCAGCCCGTCCGGCGACGGCCCCGACCTCACCCAGTTGGAGCTGCCGCCGGCTGACGCCATCATGCTGCTGGCCGCCCACATCAGCCGCCACGGCACGCTGACCGAATGGCTGGACGCATCCATCCTCGACGAATCCGACCCCAGTAAACGTGATCCCGAGTTGGACCTCTACAACCCGGATAACCCCAACCAACCGCCGTACAGCCAGGAATTCCTGGCCCGCTACCGTCAAGCGCAGGTCGAGCGCAACCGCCGCATCACCGCGTGGGTGAAAAACAAGCTGTCGGCACTGAAAGCCGCCGGACGCCCAGATGACGAGTTCTGTTTCGTGGTGCACGGCACGATGGCCGACCCCCGCTGGCTGGATCCGAGCGTCGATCCCAACGAACGCACCCCGGGAACCTGTTATCTGGGCGATCCTCAAGTGGTGAACATGAGCCCGGTCGGGCTGGGCCGCTTCTGCACGCTGCGCAGCTGGCTGTCACAGTGGAGCTACGACGACGCCCGCGCCGACGGCATCACGTGCGGACGCGACATTGCCGTGCCCACGCTGGTGATCGGCAACCTCGCTGACGACGCGTGCACACCCAGCCACACCCGCCGGCTCTTCGACGCGATCGGCCATCGGGACAAGGAGATGCACGAAATCTCTGGCGCCACACACTATTACGCTGGGCCTGACCAGCGCGACAAGCTGCGCCGAGCGGTCGACATCGTCTCGGGCTGGCTAGCGCGCCATGACTTCGCGGACACACCGTGA
- a CDS encoding pyridoxamine 5'-phosphate oxidase family protein — MLLPLATEPFTAPTDREMLPWERREFVRTHRTCVFGYRRKHDGPAMSVVYYIPTDDDELLVSTMAGRGKARVIARDGKVSLCVLDERWPFAYLQVYADAVIEHDHDLVVDVMMAVAGRMSGQPLPDEGRPVVEAMAEKEDRVVVRCRPYATFAQPPRHLYRNDQEEQITHWISGVVPWDAPDPA; from the coding sequence GTGCTCTTACCGCTTGCGACGGAGCCGTTTACGGCCCCGACCGATCGCGAGATGCTCCCTTGGGAGCGGCGCGAATTTGTCCGCACACATCGCACGTGCGTGTTCGGCTACCGGCGCAAACACGACGGCCCGGCCATGTCGGTCGTGTACTACATTCCCACCGACGATGACGAGTTGCTGGTGTCCACAATGGCCGGACGCGGCAAGGCTCGGGTAATCGCCCGGGACGGCAAGGTGAGCTTGTGCGTGCTAGACGAACGTTGGCCATTCGCCTATCTGCAGGTTTACGCCGACGCAGTGATCGAGCACGACCACGACCTCGTCGTGGATGTGATGATGGCGGTCGCCGGGCGGATGTCGGGCCAGCCGCTACCTGACGAAGGCCGCCCGGTTGTCGAGGCGATGGCCGAGAAGGAGGACCGCGTGGTCGTTCGCTGCCGGCCCTACGCGACGTTCGCGCAGCCGCCGCGGCACCTGTACCGCAATGATCAGGAAGAGCAGATCACCCACTGGATTTCAGGTGTTGTCCCATGGGACGCGCCGGACCCGGCCTGA